AAAGATTTAACGGCTGGATTCCCGATCAAGTTCGGCTCGGGAATGACATTTTGCGTACAGTCCTGCTTGCCCTGAAGTGAGAATTGGACCTGATCAGGTAAGATTTCGATTTTGACCAGAAAAAACGGAAAACAAATTAATAACGCTATCAATCGAAGGAGTAACCCATGGGCAGAAAGGTCGATGTGGCCATTATCGGGGCTGGCAGTGCAGGATTGGCGGCGCTGCGCCAGATCGTCAGGACCACTGACAATTTTCTGCTGATCGACCAGGGTCCCCTGGGAACCACCTGCGCGCGGGTAGGCTGCATGCCCTCCAAAGCTCTGATCGAAGTGGCCCGGGATTATCAGCGGGGCTTGAAGCTGGCGGACCGGGGAATCGGCGGCTGCGACGGTTTGACTATCGACATCCCCGACGTGCTGCGCCATGTGCGCCGGATGCGGGATCATTTTGCCGGCGGCATGGTGGAGGTCACTCGAAACCTCGCCGGAGACAGGCTCATCATCGGCAGGGCCACCTTGCTGGGGCCGGACCGGATCGAGGTCAACGGCGAAAAGATCGACTGCAACCGGATCATTCTCGCCATCGGATCCAAACCGGTCCTGCCCGAAGCCTGGAACAGGTTCCGTGACCGCATCCTGACCACCGACAACTTTTTCGAGCAGGAAGACCTGCCCCGCCGCATCGCCCTGGTCGGCCTCGGTACCAACGGCATCGAACTGGGCCAGGCCCTGGCCCGGCTGGGGATCAAGGTCACCGGCTTCGGCCGCAACCGTTTTATCGGCAACCTGCGGGACCCCGAAATCAATCGGGTGGCCATGGGAGTCATGGATAAGGACTTTTCGCTGCATGTCGGGACAGAGGCGAAGGTTGAAATGTCGCCCCGGAGCGATTGCCTGCTGATCAGCAACGGCAGCGCGGAAATCGAGATCGATTCCTTCATCGCGACTACGGGAGTGGTACCAAACGTCCGTGGGCTTGGCCTGGAAAACCTCGGAGTCAAACTCGACAAGAACGGAATGCCCCCTTTTTGCAAGCATTCCCTGCAGATCTGCAACCTGCCCGTGTTTATCGTCGGGGACGCCAACAATTATCTGCCGGTGCTGCATGAAGCCCAGGATGAAGGATTCATCGCAGGCATGAATGCTTTGGAGAAACAACCCCTGCAATACCGGCGCCGGACCCCCCTCCGGATCGGATTCACAGATCCCCAGATCGGACAGGTTGGAACCACCTTCGATCAGTTGAACCCGGACGGAATCGTGATCGGCCGAGCCGACTTTGCCGATCAGTCAAGGGCCGTCATCGAAGGGAGCAACGCGGGCATGCTGCATCTCTACGCGGACAGAAAAACCGCTCGCTTGCTGGGAGGAGAGATGGTGGTTCCGGAGGCGGAGCATCTGGCCCAACTGCTGGCGGTCGCCGTACAGCAGGAACTGACCGTTCACGAAGCCCTGATGTTCCCCTTTTATCATCCGACCGTGGAGGAAGGCCTTCGCTCGGCTCTGCGGGATGCGGCCCGGCAACTGGCCGATACTCATCCCGGCACGGAAATGGCCCTTTGCGAGAGTTGCCCGCCCTCGCCGCTCTGCTGAGAAATGGTCTTGAAGACTATTTTTTACAGCCGGTCGAAGAGAATTTTGGTGGCATAGGCGACCAGCAGGGCCCAGCCGAAACTCATCAGGGTGCCGATGATGATGTATTCGGCCTCCTTGCGCTGTTCCGGCGCCCTCACCTCGCCGATCCGTAAAATGGATTTGGCGGCGACCAGAAAACCGACCCCCTGGGTCTCCCCCATCAGGACGAACAAAAAAATCAAGGCCCGCTCCAGTTGTCCGATCAGCCGCCCGGCGTTCGGCAACCCCTGGGAGTTAATGCCGACGGCCGACTGGAAAGGAGCCACAGCCTTGCCGACCCAGAAGGTCCCCACCCGGACACAGAGGATTCCTCCGGCAAGCAACAGTACGCCCCGCACATAAAAGGGCAGCAGCGTTTGCCAGAAAGGGACTTCGGCGGGATAAATCCAGAAACCGCCGATGATTGCAAGGCTTGCAAGATGCAGCCCCTGGTCGGCGAGGAAAACGGCGGGGCCGTCCTTCCCGGAAAGGGTCTTCAGCCCGTCCAGCACCAGATGGGTGAGGAGGACCCCCACCGCGATCCGCCAGTTGAACCAGAGGCCGCACACCAGGTAGGTTATGCCGGTCACTGTCAGAAGATGAAGGGTGAAAAATCCGGCAGTCCGTTTGTCACGGACCATGCGATCGGACTGCAGGAGAAAATCCCCCAGCAGATGGCCCGCAATCAGGCAGACGGTCACATCCAGGGTATCGGCACCCATCGTTTCCCTCCAACAAGCAACCTCTTAGGGTTGCTTATGGAATTTGCAACCTTATGTGGTTGCAGAAATCTCGAAACGGAAATTTTCAAAACACTTCACGGCACCCTCCACTGCAAACCACCCCGCGGCATCGAGGTTCTTGGCCACAGCCTGACGACTGACTCCGTCCGGCCAGAATTCCCGGATCTCCTCCTGGGTACGGTCGAGAAGGGCCCCCTTGACGGCAAGGGCCTGCTTAACCGACCATCGCTCCGCCAGAATCCCGGCCATGGCGACGACGGTCTGCAAGGGTTGCAGACAGCCGGGATCGATCCGGTTTTCGGGCACGGCAAGGCCCAAAGTCTGCTTCAGGGGCAGGTCGTCGAGGGCTTGGCCAGAAAGGCGAAAGGCTTCCCCGTCGGCCCCTCCGGTGGAATTTTCGGGCAGGAAGTCGATGCCGCCGACGCCGATGGCGAAACGCATGTCGATGCGGGAGGGAGCGCCGGCCGCCTTCAGGGCAGCGCGAAAAAACAAGGCTGTTCGCAGGGCTTTGGTCGGTTCGGTGAGCAAAAACTGGATACTGTCCCCTCGGAAGATGCTGATTTCGCCGAGAAGCAGGTCGGGGAAAAATTTGCCCAGTTCTCCGCCGACCTTCAAAATTGTATCGTGCAAGCGGCCGCGATCATCCGCCTTCAATCGGGACGACTTGATCACATCGCCCGTCAAGGCCGCATAACAACGATCCTTTTGCACATCCATGAACCTGCTCCATGTTTTGATTTTAACCAAATCGAAATCGCTATCGAAATCGGTATCGGAATTTAAGCTTTTTCGCCTTTTTTGTTATTTTTCAGGATCTCGATCAGGTCAACCTATAAATGGATATCACGAAATTTTCAATGAAAAAAACTTGTCTTAAGACCTGTGGCGCCGTCGGGCAAGTTCGCTGACATATTCCCTGCCGAGAGTCTTCCTGTTTTCCCGTATCCACTCACTGAGAAGAATTTCACCCACCGGTTCGTCTTCGACATAAAGCATTTCACCCATCAAACCCTCGATTTCATCGCGGGTCAACAGAATGTCATCGACCATCGCGCCGACCTTCCGGGCTATGTTCAACCCGGTTTTGAGGGAAACGGAAATTATTTTCCGTTTCCTGCCGATCTCCCTGCCAAGCAACTCGACCAGTTCCCGAAAAGTGTAGGTTTCCGGGCCTATGGCGTTGATTACCCGGTTTTCACGGCTTGCTCCCTGCTCAACGGCGATCCGGGCCAGGTCGTCGACATGAATCGGCTGCAGACGATAGCGGCC
This portion of the Syntrophotaleaceae bacterium genome encodes:
- a CDS encoding dihydrolipoyl dehydrogenase, with product MGRKVDVAIIGAGSAGLAALRQIVRTTDNFLLIDQGPLGTTCARVGCMPSKALIEVARDYQRGLKLADRGIGGCDGLTIDIPDVLRHVRRMRDHFAGGMVEVTRNLAGDRLIIGRATLLGPDRIEVNGEKIDCNRIILAIGSKPVLPEAWNRFRDRILTTDNFFEQEDLPRRIALVGLGTNGIELGQALARLGIKVTGFGRNRFIGNLRDPEINRVAMGVMDKDFSLHVGTEAKVEMSPRSDCLLISNGSAEIEIDSFIATTGVVPNVRGLGLENLGVKLDKNGMPPFCKHSLQICNLPVFIVGDANNYLPVLHEAQDEGFIAGMNALEKQPLQYRRRTPLRIGFTDPQIGQVGTTFDQLNPDGIVIGRADFADQSRAVIEGSNAGMLHLYADRKTARLLGGEMVVPEAEHLAQLLAVAVQQELTVHEALMFPFYHPTVEEGLRSALRDAARQLADTHPGTEMALCESCPPSPLC
- a CDS encoding DUF3307 domain-containing protein, producing the protein MGADTLDVTVCLIAGHLLGDFLLQSDRMVRDKRTAGFFTLHLLTVTGITYLVCGLWFNWRIAVGVLLTHLVLDGLKTLSGKDGPAVFLADQGLHLASLAIIGGFWIYPAEVPFWQTLLPFYVRGVLLLAGGILCVRVGTFWVGKAVAPFQSAVGINSQGLPNAGRLIGQLERALIFLFVLMGETQGVGFLVAAKSILRIGEVRAPEQRKEAEYIIIGTLMSFGWALLVAYATKILFDRL